In one Prosthecochloris aestuarii DSM 271 genomic region, the following are encoded:
- a CDS encoding TIGR01777 family oxidoreductase — protein sequence MEGQIVITGATGVIGSVIAGKLIAAGEKVVVFSRSPQGAELKLPGAAAYVKWDSDIPKGDWNEYIDGAKAVIHLAGKPLLDERWSEEHKVACYESRILSTRYLVDAINAAKRKPGVFISSSAVGYYGSFENCSDTLQLTEDSPEGDDFLAKICYDWEKEAEKVSGDVRLVILRTGIVLSTKGGMLQKLLLPFNLFVGGPVGSGQQCLSWIHIDDEVDVVLDAIDNPAMKGPINLVAPNPVSMHDFARTLGSVMSRPSLVPVPRIAVQLLMGEGAEYAVKGQNVAPHALDELGFRFSFADLRWALKDLIEHNK from the coding sequence ATGGAAGGTCAGATAGTTATTACCGGAGCAACAGGCGTTATCGGCAGTGTGATTGCCGGCAAGTTGATTGCTGCCGGTGAAAAAGTGGTGGTTTTTTCCCGTTCTCCTCAAGGCGCTGAGCTTAAGCTGCCCGGTGCGGCAGCCTATGTAAAATGGGATTCGGATATTCCGAAGGGTGATTGGAACGAGTACATCGACGGTGCTAAGGCGGTGATTCATCTGGCCGGCAAACCATTGCTCGATGAGCGCTGGAGTGAAGAGCATAAGGTTGCCTGCTATGAGTCGCGTATTCTCAGTACCCGATATCTGGTTGACGCAATCAATGCAGCTAAGCGCAAGCCGGGAGTGTTTATCTCCTCATCTGCGGTCGGCTATTATGGTTCGTTCGAGAACTGCAGCGACACTCTTCAGTTAACGGAGGATTCTCCTGAAGGGGACGATTTTCTGGCAAAAATCTGTTATGACTGGGAAAAAGAGGCTGAAAAGGTTTCCGGTGACGTCCGTCTGGTGATCCTGAGAACAGGCATTGTTCTTTCGACGAAGGGAGGTATGCTGCAGAAGCTTCTGTTGCCGTTCAACCTGTTTGTCGGCGGACCGGTAGGTTCAGGACAGCAGTGCCTCTCCTGGATTCACATTGATGATGAGGTGGATGTTGTTCTTGATGCTATCGATAATCCTGCTATGAAGGGGCCGATCAATCTTGTTGCGCCAAATCCGGTTTCAATGCACGATTTCGCAAGAACTCTCGGATCGGTGATGAGCCGTCCTTCTCTGGTTCCTGTCCCCAGGATTGCCGTGCAGTTATTGATGGGCGAGGGAGCTGAGTATGCCGTCAAAGGTCAGAATGTTGCCCCTCATGCTCTCGATGAGCTCGGGTTCCGTTTCTCATTTGCCGATTTGCGCTGGGCCTTGAAAGACCTTATCGAGCATAACAAGTAG
- the pyrF gene encoding orotidine-5'-phosphate decarboxylase, producing the protein MSTARNKVNEQISAKRSLLCVGLDSDPMKVPGVFRSMSRPVLEFNRSVVRATEQYAVAFKVNTAFYESRGLEGLRDMEETLEFLPSQCLSIADAKRADIGNTSTMYARAFFDHWNFDAITVAPYMGFDSLEPFFDYEEKLIFVLCLTSNPGSSDFEEEPLDRGMPLYLRVLEKVSVWGRNGNAGVVVGATKSSQLSAIRKAAPGLFFLIPGVGAQGGSLQEASLLGVDEHTQSALINVSRGVIYPEGEFASVEAFEEAVAAKAAHLQTEMERVF; encoded by the coding sequence ATGAGCACAGCAAGAAATAAGGTAAATGAGCAGATTTCAGCCAAACGCAGTCTGCTGTGTGTCGGCCTTGACAGTGACCCGATGAAGGTTCCCGGGGTTTTTCGGTCGATGTCGCGGCCTGTTCTGGAATTCAACCGTTCTGTTGTCAGGGCAACAGAGCAGTATGCGGTAGCTTTTAAAGTCAATACGGCTTTTTATGAGTCGAGGGGACTTGAGGGCCTTCGTGATATGGAGGAGACGCTGGAGTTTCTTCCTTCTCAATGCCTTTCGATTGCCGATGCCAAGCGTGCCGATATCGGAAATACCAGTACGATGTATGCCCGGGCGTTTTTTGATCACTGGAACTTCGATGCGATCACTGTTGCGCCATATATGGGGTTTGATTCTCTTGAGCCGTTTTTCGACTATGAAGAGAAGCTGATTTTTGTGCTCTGCCTGACGTCGAATCCCGGCTCATCGGATTTCGAGGAAGAGCCGCTCGACAGGGGGATGCCGCTCTACCTTCGTGTGCTTGAAAAGGTCAGCGTCTGGGGGCGTAACGGCAATGCCGGCGTTGTCGTCGGGGCGACCAAAAGCAGTCAGCTCAGTGCGATTCGCAAAGCGGCACCCGGCCTGTTTTTTCTGATCCCGGGTGTCGGCGCTCAGGGCGGATCGCTTCAGGAGGCTTCTCTGCTGGGCGTTGATGAGCATACACAGAGCGCTCTTATCAACGTCAGTCGCGGTGTGATCTATCCTGAAGGGGAGTTTGCGAGCGTCGAAGCGTTCGAAGAGGCCGTCGCAGCTAAAGCCGCTCATTTACAGACAGAAATGGAGCGTGTTTTTTAG
- a CDS encoding 1-deoxy-D-xylulose-5-phosphate reductoisomerase, with amino-acid sequence MKSLSILGSTGSIGLSTLDVVRQHPDRFTITGLAEGHDVTLLAEQIREFKPSIVSVRDEASANQLRELIGESGPEIRWGIEGAAVVGEADGSDMVVSAIVGAAGLVPTVRAIKAGKDIALANKETLVVAGQLVSELVREHKVQLLPVDSEHSAIFQSLSGHRTEDIERIILTASGGPFRKTPAEELKLVKPEQALKHPQWSMGAKITIDSATLMNKGLEVIEAHWLFNMPAEKIGVVVHPQSIIHSMVEYIDGCVMAQLGAPDMRAPIAYALSWPERCESGIKKLDLTQIGTLTFEEPDMKRFPALRLAFDALREGRTYPAVLNAANEIAVAAFLNNNIGFTDIPAIVDKTMQAHEALTPVDLDEYLAVDRWARETAAALTL; translated from the coding sequence ATGAAATCACTCTCTATCCTCGGCAGCACCGGATCTATCGGCTTAAGCACCCTTGATGTTGTCCGTCAGCACCCCGACCGTTTCACCATCACCGGTCTTGCTGAAGGTCATGACGTTACCCTTCTTGCAGAACAGATCAGGGAATTCAAGCCATCGATTGTCTCAGTCCGGGATGAAGCATCTGCGAATCAGTTGCGAGAACTGATCGGCGAGTCCGGTCCGGAAATCCGCTGGGGTATTGAGGGTGCTGCAGTCGTTGGCGAAGCTGATGGCTCTGATATGGTGGTATCGGCAATTGTCGGCGCTGCAGGTCTCGTCCCGACAGTACGAGCGATCAAAGCCGGTAAGGATATCGCTCTGGCCAACAAGGAAACTCTCGTTGTTGCAGGACAGCTTGTCTCAGAACTCGTCAGAGAACACAAGGTGCAGCTACTTCCCGTCGACAGTGAACATTCTGCGATATTCCAGTCCCTGTCAGGTCACCGCACAGAAGATATTGAAAGGATCATCCTCACCGCATCGGGAGGCCCTTTCCGTAAAACCCCGGCGGAAGAGCTGAAGCTGGTCAAGCCGGAACAGGCCCTGAAACATCCGCAGTGGTCAATGGGCGCAAAGATCACCATCGACTCGGCAACCCTTATGAACAAAGGTCTCGAAGTCATCGAGGCACACTGGCTCTTCAACATGCCAGCTGAAAAGATCGGCGTAGTTGTCCACCCTCAGAGCATCATTCACTCGATGGTTGAATATATTGACGGCTGTGTTATGGCTCAGCTCGGCGCTCCCGATATGCGCGCACCGATCGCCTATGCGCTCTCCTGGCCGGAACGGTGCGAAAGCGGCATCAAAAAGCTCGACCTGACGCAGATAGGAACCCTGACCTTCGAAGAGCCTGACATGAAACGCTTCCCCGCCCTCCGGCTCGCGTTCGACGCACTCAGGGAAGGAAGAACCTATCCTGCCGTACTGAACGCCGCGAATGAAATTGCCGTTGCTGCATTTTTAAACAACAACATCGGCTTTACCGATATCCCGGCCATTGTCGACAAAACCATGCAGGCCCATGAGGCATTGACGCCTGTCGATCTCGACGAATATCTGGCAGTTGACCGCTGGGCCAGAGAAACTGCAGCGGCATTAACCCTGTAA
- a CDS encoding ammonium transporter, which translates to MKKLIRSGGATLVALLAANTVMAASPETDSGTTAWMLTATTLVLLMVPGLAMFYGGLVRTKNVLGTMMHSFAAMVVIGVLWPTIGYALSFGSGILGGLVGWNPDYVLLNGIDESIMDSGIPEYVFAMFQGKFAIIAPALIAGAFAERVSFRGYVVFIALWSIAVYSPICHWVWAEDGFLFNMGPAGAIDFAGGTVVHISSGVSALVAALFLGARRGYPDNVMHPNNLVMTLIGAGLLWVGWFGFNAGSAVASDLDTGRALTVTQIAAAAGASAWMLIEAVLYKKATSLGVVSGILAGLVAITPAAGVVQPGGAIIIGAVASLFCFLAIQVKNKAGYDDSLDAFGIHGVGGIVGALVLTFFIRESWMADAAVAAGGSWTVWQQFGIQAAAVGVTIVYAAVMSVILLFLVEKIVGFRLGETQEMSGLDHSLHGEQGYGLINPN; encoded by the coding sequence ATGAAAAAGCTGATCAGAAGCGGGGGAGCGACTCTGGTGGCTCTGCTTGCAGCCAATACGGTTATGGCGGCCTCTCCAGAGACAGATTCCGGCACTACGGCCTGGATGCTGACGGCAACAACCCTTGTGTTGCTCATGGTCCCTGGTCTGGCAATGTTCTACGGAGGGCTTGTCAGAACAAAGAATGTTCTTGGTACGATGATGCACAGTTTTGCTGCCATGGTTGTGATCGGCGTTTTATGGCCGACGATCGGGTATGCATTGAGTTTCGGTTCCGGTATTCTCGGCGGTCTCGTCGGATGGAATCCTGACTATGTGCTTCTGAATGGTATCGATGAGTCGATCATGGATTCAGGGATTCCCGAATATGTTTTTGCCATGTTTCAGGGTAAGTTCGCAATTATCGCTCCGGCTCTTATTGCAGGAGCATTTGCGGAGCGAGTAAGCTTCAGGGGTTATGTTGTCTTTATCGCCTTGTGGAGTATTGCCGTCTACAGTCCTATCTGCCACTGGGTCTGGGCGGAGGACGGTTTTCTGTTTAACATGGGACCTGCCGGGGCTATAGATTTTGCCGGCGGTACTGTCGTTCATATTTCGTCAGGTGTCAGTGCGCTTGTTGCCGCTCTTTTTCTCGGCGCTCGGAGAGGCTATCCTGACAATGTCATGCACCCGAACAATCTCGTTATGACTCTGATCGGTGCCGGTCTTTTGTGGGTCGGATGGTTTGGCTTTAATGCAGGTAGTGCTGTCGCAAGCGACCTCGATACCGGCAGGGCGCTGACCGTTACCCAGATTGCCGCTGCTGCGGGAGCCTCGGCATGGATGTTGATTGAGGCGGTTCTCTATAAAAAAGCAACCAGTCTCGGCGTGGTTTCAGGGATTCTTGCCGGACTTGTTGCCATTACGCCTGCAGCGGGCGTTGTGCAGCCCGGTGGTGCAATTATTATCGGTGCTGTTGCATCACTTTTCTGTTTTCTTGCTATCCAGGTGAAAAACAAGGCAGGTTATGACGATAGTCTTGATGCTTTTGGAATTCATGGTGTCGGTGGTATTGTCGGTGCTCTTGTCCTCACCTTTTTCATTCGTGAGAGCTGGATGGCTGATGCTGCTGTTGCTGCGGGCGGCAGCTGGACGGTCTGGCAGCAGTTTGGCATACAGGCGGCAGCGGTTGGTGTCACTATCGTCTATGCGGCAGTGATGTCTGTCATACTGCTCTTCCTGGTTGAAAAGATCGTTGGTTTCCGTCTTGGTGAGACTCAGGAGATGTCAGGTCTCGATCACAGCCTTCATGGTGAGCAGGGCTACGGACTCATCAATCCTAACTAA
- a CDS encoding acylphosphatase, which produces MEKRVRAEVSGRVQGVGFRMFIFQKAIRLGLVGQVGNLDNGNVAIDVQGSEELVTKLLEAAHSGPPAATVSDITVQPLPLDMAVRDFIITA; this is translated from the coding sequence ATGGAAAAAAGAGTACGAGCCGAAGTCAGCGGCAGAGTTCAGGGAGTCGGATTCAGAATGTTTATTTTCCAGAAAGCGATCCGGCTCGGGCTCGTCGGGCAGGTAGGCAACCTTGACAACGGCAACGTTGCAATCGATGTTCAGGGTTCTGAAGAACTCGTCACCAAACTGCTTGAAGCCGCGCACAGCGGTCCACCCGCAGCCACCGTCTCTGACATTACCGTTCAACCGCTGCCGCTTGACATGGCAGTAAGAGACTTTATCATAACCGCCTGA
- a CDS encoding P-II family nitrogen regulator, with translation MKLITAIIQEDKLDQVREALIQANISRISVSRISGHGRQEDIDIYRGRKIAPNLRPKIKLEIAVNEEFVDVAIDTIVDSARHGSGEIGDGKIFVTPLEQCVRIRTNERGGSAI, from the coding sequence ATGAAGCTGATAACAGCTATTATTCAGGAAGATAAACTTGATCAGGTCCGCGAAGCGTTAATTCAGGCAAATATCTCCAGGATTTCCGTGAGCAGGATCTCCGGTCATGGCAGGCAGGAGGATATCGATATCTATCGCGGTCGGAAGATCGCGCCTAATCTTCGGCCGAAAATCAAGCTTGAGATTGCCGTCAACGAAGAGTTTGTTGACGTTGCCATCGATACCATTGTCGATTCTGCGAGGCACGGCAGCGGAGAGATCGGCGATGGCAAGATTTTCGTCACTCCTCTCGAACAGTGCGTGAGGATACGGACGAACGAACGAGGCGGTTCAGCGATCTGA
- the glmS gene encoding glutamine--fructose-6-phosphate transaminase (isomerizing), with the protein MCGIVGYIGYREAAPLLLRGLQRLEYRGYDSAGVAVLNSGLSVLKQKGSVGDLKKTFELSGDCMQGSTLGIGHTRWATHGDPSDRNAHPHLSRDGKTAMIHNGIIENYTALKKELSSEGYLFSSDTDSEVLIHLIDSIWNAHPEFDLETAVRNALYHIDGAYGLCVISEREPDKIIVARKGSPLVIGIGEGEFFIASDAAPIVEHTRRVVYLSDGEMAVLTRDSYLVKTVENVLKEKRVSELDFELEEIEKGGFDHFMLKEIFEQPTVMKDVMRGRVRLDDGLVRLGGIEDYLEQIKGARRIVICACGTSWHAGLIGEYLIEEFARISVEVDYASEFRYRNPILDKNDVVIVISQSGETADTLAALRLAKEKGATVIGICNVVGSTIARETHCGMYTHAGPEIGVASTKAFTAQVIVLYLLALALSKGRTLDDHEIELYLRELSAVPDKVGKILDLNDQILAIARSYKDSKNCLYLGRGFNFPVALEGALKLKEISYIHAEGYPAAEMKHGPIALIDEDMPVVFIANCDATYTKILSNIEEVRSRKGKVIAIANEGDEDIGVLADHVLYIPSAAGPVTPLLNVIPLQILSYHIATLRNCNVDRPRNLAKSVTVE; encoded by the coding sequence ATGTGTGGAATAGTTGGTTATATCGGTTACAGAGAGGCTGCTCCTTTGTTGCTTCGAGGCCTTCAGCGGCTTGAATATCGCGGTTATGACTCCGCAGGGGTTGCTGTACTCAACAGCGGCCTGAGTGTTCTCAAGCAGAAGGGAAGCGTTGGCGACTTGAAAAAGACTTTCGAGTTGTCCGGTGATTGTATGCAGGGATCGACGCTAGGCATCGGTCATACGCGCTGGGCGACCCACGGGGACCCGAGCGACAGAAATGCCCACCCCCATCTGAGCAGAGACGGTAAAACCGCTATGATCCATAACGGTATTATTGAGAACTATACGGCCCTGAAAAAAGAGCTCTCCTCGGAGGGGTACCTGTTTTCAAGTGATACAGATTCCGAAGTACTGATTCATCTCATTGACAGCATCTGGAACGCCCATCCGGAGTTCGATCTGGAGACGGCTGTTCGAAATGCTCTCTATCATATCGACGGAGCTTATGGCCTGTGCGTTATTTCCGAGCGGGAACCCGACAAAATTATCGTTGCCCGTAAAGGCAGTCCCCTTGTTATCGGCATCGGTGAGGGGGAGTTTTTTATTGCTTCGGATGCCGCTCCCATCGTCGAGCATACCCGCAGGGTCGTCTATCTTTCCGATGGAGAGATGGCTGTCTTGACCCGGGACAGTTACCTGGTTAAAACCGTTGAGAATGTTTTGAAGGAGAAGCGGGTTTCTGAACTTGATTTTGAGCTCGAAGAGATTGAGAAGGGAGGCTTCGATCACTTCATGCTGAAGGAGATTTTCGAGCAGCCGACGGTTATGAAGGATGTTATGCGCGGCCGTGTTCGCCTCGACGACGGTCTGGTGCGCCTCGGCGGGATCGAGGATTATCTGGAACAGATCAAGGGCGCCCGGCGCATTGTCATCTGCGCCTGTGGTACAAGCTGGCATGCCGGTCTCATCGGCGAGTATCTGATTGAGGAGTTTGCCAGGATTTCCGTTGAAGTTGATTATGCTTCCGAGTTCCGTTACCGCAACCCTATTCTCGATAAGAACGATGTGGTGATTGTGATTTCCCAGTCCGGGGAAACGGCTGATACGCTTGCGGCCCTGCGCCTGGCCAAAGAGAAGGGGGCAACGGTGATAGGGATCTGCAATGTTGTCGGGTCAACCATTGCACGCGAGACCCATTGCGGCATGTATACGCATGCCGGCCCCGAGATCGGTGTGGCTTCGACCAAAGCGTTTACCGCGCAGGTGATCGTTCTCTATCTGCTTGCGCTTGCGCTCAGCAAAGGCCGAACGCTTGATGATCACGAAATCGAACTCTATCTGCGTGAACTGAGCGCAGTTCCCGACAAGGTTGGAAAGATTCTGGACCTGAACGATCAGATCCTTGCTATCGCGCGTTCCTACAAGGATTCGAAAAATTGTCTCTATCTCGGTCGGGGTTTCAACTTTCCCGTTGCGCTTGAAGGTGCGCTGAAGCTCAAGGAGATTTCCTATATCCACGCAGAAGGCTACCCTGCCGCCGAAATGAAGCATGGCCCCATTGCTCTGATCGATGAGGATATGCCTGTGGTTTTTATCGCAAACTGCGATGCGACATACACAAAAATTCTCAGCAATATCGAGGAGGTTCGCAGCAGGAAGGGAAAGGTGATTGCCATCGCCAATGAGGGTGACGAAGATATCGGGGTTCTTGCGGACCACGTTCTTTATATTCCTTCCGCCGCGGGACCCGTCACCCCGTTGCTTAATGTCATCCCGCTGCAGATACTCTCATATCATATTGCCACACTCCGTAACTGCAACGTCGACCGTCCGAGAAACCTTGCAAAGTCTGTGACAGTGGAGTGA
- a CDS encoding RNA recognition motif domain-containing protein → MNIYIGNLPYNITEDDLREAFNEFGQVDSANIIIDKFSGRSKGFGFVEMPNDEDAEKAIDSLNDTDFNGRTIKVNQARPREERPVRRDRY, encoded by the coding sequence ATGAACATTTACATTGGTAACCTGCCCTACAACATCACTGAAGACGACCTTCGTGAAGCCTTCAATGAATTCGGACAGGTAGACAGCGCAAACATCATTATCGACAAGTTTTCCGGCCGCTCAAAAGGCTTCGGTTTTGTTGAAATGCCAAATGACGAAGATGCTGAAAAAGCAATCGACTCATTGAACGACACCGATTTTAATGGCCGCACCATCAAAGTCAACCAGGCAAGACCCCGCGAAGAACGTCCTGTACGCAGAGATCGTTATTGA
- the ftsH gene encoding ATP-dependent zinc metalloprotease FtsH, producing the protein MANNLFKPQNPYKNDPDNNNEKKPKFSLVYYVVIILILVGLQLAFFWSGSSQEITYSTFRKYITENKIESVKIAPERIYVKLKPGVVPVTAASENGKAPAIVNPESSKESQDVYVNPVRDEELIPLLENQGISYKGIPGNNWIAELLQWILPFGLLIGIYFFVFRRMGGPGSQFMNIGKNKAALYENLDEHTRITFKDVAGLDEAKGEVMEVVDFLKDPKKYTKLGGKLPKGVLLVGPPGTGKTLLAKAVAGEADVPFFSISGSDFVEMFVGVGAARVRDLFRQAKEKAPCIIFIDEIDAVGRSRGKGAMMGTNDERENTLNQLLVEMDGFATDKGVILMAATNRPDVLDTALLRPGRFDRQIMVDKPDLKGRIDILKVHTKSLSLSTDVNLKVLASQTPGFAGAEIANAANEAALLASRKGKQSIEMKDFEDAIERVVAGLEKKNKVINPQEKRIVAYHEAGHAIISWLLAENDAVQKISIVPRGMSALGYTLNLPLEDRYLMTKTELFSRICGLLGGRIAEDIVFNEISTGAQNDLEKVTEIAYNMVVVYGMSEKLGNISYYESNNPYYGGPGVDKKYSDHTARLIDEEVHDTISRAEQAVREILTKNRDRLEALAQELLRKEVVQYCQIEEILGKRPAGNGPEHIDRECDEHVVQAEATDTPAEKQSNEDPVSKEERLKLEAAVEEIRKKRESSES; encoded by the coding sequence ATGGCCAATAATTTGTTCAAACCACAAAATCCTTATAAAAACGACCCCGACAACAACAACGAAAAAAAGCCGAAGTTCTCCCTTGTCTACTATGTCGTTATCATTCTGATTCTCGTCGGTCTCCAGCTGGCATTCTTCTGGTCCGGATCATCACAGGAGATCACCTACAGCACATTCCGCAAGTATATCACGGAAAACAAAATCGAATCGGTTAAAATCGCACCGGAGCGAATTTACGTCAAGCTCAAGCCTGGCGTTGTTCCCGTTACCGCCGCAAGTGAAAACGGCAAGGCACCCGCCATAGTAAACCCGGAATCATCAAAGGAATCACAGGACGTCTATGTCAACCCCGTCCGCGACGAAGAGCTCATCCCGTTGCTTGAAAACCAGGGAATCAGCTACAAGGGCATTCCCGGCAACAACTGGATCGCTGAACTCCTCCAGTGGATACTGCCGTTTGGACTCCTGATAGGCATCTACTTCTTTGTCTTTCGCCGGATGGGCGGACCCGGCTCCCAGTTCATGAATATCGGCAAAAACAAAGCCGCACTCTACGAAAACCTCGATGAACACACAAGGATCACCTTCAAGGACGTTGCCGGGCTCGACGAAGCCAAAGGCGAAGTTATGGAGGTCGTCGATTTCCTCAAGGATCCAAAAAAATATACCAAGCTCGGAGGCAAGCTGCCGAAGGGGGTACTGCTTGTCGGCCCTCCCGGAACAGGCAAAACCCTGCTTGCCAAAGCTGTAGCCGGTGAAGCCGATGTACCGTTCTTCAGCATCAGCGGGTCCGATTTCGTGGAAATGTTTGTTGGTGTGGGCGCCGCGCGAGTACGCGACCTCTTCCGTCAGGCAAAGGAAAAAGCCCCCTGCATCATCTTCATCGACGAGATCGATGCCGTAGGCCGAAGCCGAGGAAAGGGCGCCATGATGGGCACAAATGACGAGCGGGAAAACACCCTGAACCAGCTGCTGGTTGAGATGGACGGTTTCGCCACCGACAAAGGGGTCATTCTCATGGCTGCAACAAACAGGCCGGACGTTCTTGACACGGCTCTGCTTCGCCCGGGACGGTTTGACCGTCAGATCATGGTCGACAAACCTGATCTTAAAGGACGAATCGACATCCTGAAAGTGCACACCAAAAGCCTTTCGCTCTCGACCGACGTCAACCTTAAAGTGCTTGCCTCCCAGACGCCAGGCTTTGCCGGCGCCGAAATCGCCAATGCAGCCAACGAAGCCGCACTCCTTGCATCGCGCAAGGGGAAACAGAGCATAGAAATGAAAGACTTCGAGGATGCGATCGAGAGAGTTGTCGCTGGTCTTGAGAAGAAAAACAAGGTGATCAACCCCCAGGAAAAGCGAATTGTCGCCTACCATGAAGCCGGTCACGCCATTATCAGCTGGCTGCTGGCGGAAAACGACGCGGTACAGAAAATATCGATCGTACCGAGAGGCATGAGCGCGCTTGGCTACACGCTCAACCTTCCGCTCGAAGACCGCTATCTTATGACCAAAACAGAGCTGTTTTCGAGAATCTGCGGCCTGCTTGGCGGCAGAATTGCAGAAGATATCGTCTTCAATGAAATATCGACCGGAGCGCAGAACGATCTGGAAAAGGTTACAGAAATCGCCTACAACATGGTCGTCGTCTACGGCATGAGCGAAAAACTCGGCAACATCTCTTACTATGAGAGCAACAACCCCTATTATGGGGGACCGGGCGTCGACAAGAAGTACAGCGACCACACCGCCCGACTGATCGATGAAGAGGTCCACGACACGATCAGCCGCGCAGAACAGGCGGTACGTGAAATTCTCACAAAAAACCGTGATCGTCTTGAAGCCCTTGCTCAGGAACTGCTCCGCAAAGAGGTCGTGCAATACTGCCAGATCGAAGAGATTCTTGGTAAACGACCAGCCGGCAACGGCCCTGAACACATTGATCGGGAGTGCGATGAACATGTCGTCCAGGCAGAAGCAACCGACACTCCCGCTGAGAAGCAAAGCAATGAAGACCCGGTCAGCAAAGAGGAGCGCCTGAAGCTGGAAGCTGCTGTCGAAGAGATCCGCAAAAAAAGAGAGAGCAGCGAGTCATAA
- the rseP gene encoding RIP metalloprotease RseP: MDFLSTTFYFIIAIFILVTVHELGHFLTAKLFGMRVDKFYIGFDFYNLRFWKKQIGETEYGIGVFPLGGYVKIAGMVDESLDTDFQEKDPEPWEFRAKPVWQRLIVLAGGVVMNMVLAAAIFIGMASVFGESRTSTLNPAYVAKGSVYEAMGMQTGDRFVSVNGKQVSYWEDVLAPETFAAGSLQYVVRRNGTNITIPAPQDILTRINDSQALGIRPLMPPVIDQVLENQPAAEAGLKPGALITAIDATPVNDWSEVVALISENPGKQITVNWKYLDPAADGTVNVDKIRQSGIAESAEVIPSDMGRIGIALKQTLSIDHRKLNPVEATFYGIEQTWKMTSTTVMGFGKILTGKEDFRKSMGGPIKIARIANQSAEQGISSFLYFVALLSISLAFINILPIPALDGGQFVMNAVEGVMGREIPITIKMRIQQVGMALLLTLFMFFIINDIINP; encoded by the coding sequence ATGGATTTTTTGAGTACGACGTTTTATTTCATCATTGCCATTTTCATTCTTGTCACCGTGCATGAGCTCGGTCACTTTCTGACAGCCAAGCTTTTTGGTATGCGGGTCGACAAGTTTTATATCGGCTTCGACTTCTACAACCTGCGCTTCTGGAAAAAACAGATCGGCGAAACAGAATACGGTATCGGCGTGTTTCCGCTCGGCGGTTATGTCAAGATCGCCGGCATGGTCGATGAAAGCCTTGACACCGATTTTCAGGAAAAAGATCCGGAACCATGGGAGTTCCGCGCAAAACCGGTCTGGCAGCGCCTGATCGTACTCGCCGGCGGTGTTGTTATGAACATGGTACTTGCTGCCGCGATCTTTATCGGTATGGCCTCTGTTTTCGGCGAAAGCAGGACATCGACCCTCAACCCCGCCTATGTAGCAAAGGGTTCGGTCTATGAGGCAATGGGCATGCAGACGGGCGACAGGTTTGTAAGCGTCAACGGCAAACAGGTTTCCTACTGGGAAGACGTCCTTGCTCCCGAAACATTTGCCGCAGGAAGTCTGCAGTACGTTGTCAGGCGAAACGGGACGAACATCACCATACCGGCGCCTCAGGACATTCTTACCCGCATTAATGACAGCCAGGCCCTCGGCATCCGTCCGCTCATGCCTCCGGTCATCGACCAGGTACTTGAAAACCAGCCGGCAGCCGAAGCCGGACTGAAGCCTGGAGCGCTCATCACGGCAATCGACGCCACACCGGTCAATGACTGGTCAGAGGTTGTCGCTCTGATTTCAGAAAACCCGGGAAAACAGATTACCGTCAACTGGAAATATCTCGATCCAGCCGCAGACGGCACGGTCAATGTCGACAAGATCCGTCAGTCAGGCATTGCCGAAAGCGCTGAGGTCATCCCGTCGGATATGGGCAGGATCGGCATCGCGCTCAAGCAGACACTATCTATCGATCACAGAAAACTCAACCCTGTCGAAGCGACGTTTTATGGCATCGAACAGACCTGGAAAATGACAAGTACAACAGTCATGGGATTCGGCAAAATCCTGACCGGTAAAGAAGACTTCCGCAAATCCATGGGTGGACCGATCAAGATCGCCAGAATTGCCAACCAGAGCGCCGAGCAGGGCATAAGCAGCTTTCTCTACTTTGTCGCACTGCTCTCGATCTCGCTCGCATTCATCAATATTCTGCCTATTCCGGCGCTTGACGGAGGACAATTTGTCATGAACGCAGTCGAAGGGGTCATGGGACGGGAGATCCCCATTACAATCAAAATGCGAATACAGCAAGTCGGCATGGCACTCTTACTGACGCTCTTCATGTTCTTCATCATTAATGATATCATTAACCCTTAA